From a single Planctellipticum variicoloris genomic region:
- a CDS encoding C-terminal binding protein — MWRVLLTDRAWPDTEIEREILSRVGAELIEPPATDEETLAAIAADVDAIATNWAKVTAKVIRSAKKCRMIARTGIGVDNIDVACATELGLPVTNCPDYCVPEVADHTLGLLLAMSRNIGFFHARTKAGEYQLAAGGPMQRLSGQTLGLFGLGRIGQAVASRARAFGLRVIATTSSGSDHGVGCEMVSLEDLLRQSDYLSLHAPATPTTRKIINENQLRLMKPTAYLINTSRGALVDEPALLEALKQNRLAGAALDVFDPEPPDLSQPLFRHERVIVTPHAAFVSQQSLQQMRTQAMEQVAAVLTGKRPQNVVNPQFEHNRT; from the coding sequence ATGTGGCGCGTGCTGCTGACCGATCGGGCCTGGCCGGATACGGAGATTGAACGCGAAATCCTCAGTCGCGTGGGGGCCGAACTGATCGAGCCCCCCGCGACCGATGAGGAAACACTGGCGGCCATTGCGGCCGATGTCGATGCCATTGCCACGAACTGGGCGAAGGTGACCGCCAAGGTCATTCGCTCGGCGAAGAAGTGCCGGATGATCGCCCGGACGGGAATCGGCGTCGACAACATTGATGTCGCCTGCGCGACCGAGCTGGGGTTGCCGGTGACGAACTGCCCCGACTACTGCGTTCCCGAAGTCGCCGACCACACTCTCGGCCTGCTGCTCGCGATGTCGCGAAACATCGGATTTTTCCATGCCCGCACCAAGGCGGGCGAATACCAGCTCGCGGCGGGCGGTCCGATGCAGCGGCTGTCGGGACAGACACTGGGGTTGTTCGGCCTCGGTCGGATCGGGCAGGCGGTGGCCTCCCGCGCCCGTGCGTTCGGACTCCGGGTCATTGCGACGACATCCTCGGGGAGCGATCACGGCGTCGGCTGCGAGATGGTGAGCCTGGAGGACCTGCTGCGGCAGAGCGACTATCTGTCGCTGCACGCTCCCGCCACACCCACGACGCGCAAGATCATCAATGAAAACCAGTTACGGCTGATGAAGCCCACGGCGTATCTCATCAACACATCGCGGGGCGCCCTCGTCGATGAGCCGGCGCTGCTGGAGGCCCTGAAGCAGAACCGCCTGGCCGGAGCGGCGCTGGATGTATTCGACCCGGAGCCGCCAGACTTGTCACAGCCCCTGTTCCGCCACGAACGGGTGATCGTGACGCCGCACGCGGCATTCGTGTCGCAGCAGTCGCTGCAACAGATGCGGACGCAGGCGATGGAACAGGTGGCCGCAGTGCTCACCGGCAAACGCCCGCAAAACGTGGTCAACCCGCAGTTCGAGCATAATCGGACCTGA
- a CDS encoding NAD-dependent epimerase/dehydratase family protein yields MRVLITGGAGFIGSHIVDACLAAGHEPFVVDNLSSGSRENVAAGVPLFEVDVCDQPRLVQVFDEVRPDAVCHQAAQMSVSRSVREPAFDAQVNIMGLIHVFDQAVRVGAKRIVFASSGGVLYGDVTEPAPENTPAAPISPYGISKWAGEKYLEFYTREHGIQGVALRYANVYGPRQNPHGEAGVVAIFSKKMLAGEPATVNGDGKYDRDYVFGPDVAKANLAALTAPLSVPFLALNVGTGIKSDVNVLADRVRAEVLKLNPAASVPVALHGPSRAGDLRSSVVDARLAGETLGWKPAVSLEAGLAQTVQWFAKRSG; encoded by the coding sequence ATGCGAGTGCTGATTACGGGCGGAGCGGGATTCATCGGCAGCCACATTGTGGATGCCTGTCTGGCAGCCGGTCATGAACCGTTTGTCGTCGATAATCTCTCCAGCGGATCGCGCGAAAACGTCGCCGCGGGAGTCCCGCTGTTCGAAGTCGACGTCTGCGACCAGCCCCGGCTGGTCCAGGTCTTTGACGAAGTTCGTCCGGACGCGGTCTGCCACCAGGCGGCGCAGATGTCGGTCAGCCGCTCGGTCCGCGAACCGGCGTTCGACGCGCAAGTCAACATCATGGGCCTGATCCACGTCTTCGATCAGGCCGTCCGGGTCGGGGCGAAACGGATCGTCTTCGCGTCGTCGGGGGGCGTGCTGTACGGGGACGTGACCGAACCGGCCCCGGAAAACACCCCGGCCGCGCCGATTTCTCCCTACGGTATCAGCAAATGGGCCGGCGAAAAATACCTGGAATTCTACACCCGCGAGCACGGCATCCAGGGGGTTGCGCTGCGGTATGCCAACGTCTACGGTCCGCGGCAGAATCCACACGGCGAAGCCGGCGTCGTTGCCATCTTCAGCAAGAAGATGCTCGCCGGGGAGCCGGCGACGGTGAACGGCGACGGAAAGTACGACCGCGACTACGTCTTCGGGCCGGATGTCGCCAAGGCGAATCTGGCGGCTTTGACGGCTCCTCTTTCCGTGCCGTTTCTGGCGCTCAACGTGGGGACCGGAATCAAATCCGACGTGAACGTCCTGGCCGACCGCGTCCGGGCTGAAGTCCTTAAGCTCAACCCTGCGGCCAGCGTGCCGGTGGCACTTCACGGCCCGTCGCGCGCCGGCGATTTGCGGTCCAGCGTTGTCGACGCGCGCCTGGCCGGCGAAACTCTCGGCTGGAAGCCGGCGGTCAGTCTCGAAGCCGGCCTCGCTCAGACAGTGCAGTGGTTCGCGAAGCGATCCGGTTGA
- the mraY gene encoding phospho-N-acetylmuramoyl-pentapeptide-transferase, which produces MLVWLMHHFAPFLQRLEDAASGDSRVFLTARTALAAMTSFIVAWLFGPMAIRWLKSRFREPIKSASDRLNELHAAKAATPTMGGLFIVGAILVAGLLCGDLSSPYVQQGLFVTATFGLLGAADDWIKIRTHKRGLTARQKFLLQFVLALLVSGWLYSVQHDKPHGLEIVWPIGKLAISLGPLFVVWAAFVMVGSSNGVNLTDGLDGLATGCLIIAGTAFTVLCYVAGHHGMAEYLAAPYFAGAGELSVLFGAMVGALLGFLWYNCYPAQVFMGDTGSLPTGALLGLGALVIRQEVLLAIVGGVFVVETLSVILQVAWFKLTGRRLIACSPLHNHFVFRGEHEIKIVVRFWISSALLALIAVASLKIR; this is translated from the coding sequence ATGCTCGTCTGGCTGATGCACCACTTTGCTCCGTTCCTGCAGCGGCTGGAAGACGCCGCGTCCGGGGACTCGCGCGTCTTCCTCACGGCGCGCACCGCCCTGGCGGCGATGACGTCATTCATCGTGGCCTGGTTATTTGGTCCCATGGCCATTCGCTGGCTGAAGTCGCGATTTCGCGAGCCGATCAAGAGCGCCTCCGACCGACTCAATGAGTTGCATGCCGCCAAAGCCGCGACTCCGACCATGGGCGGGCTCTTCATCGTTGGCGCCATTCTGGTCGCGGGACTTCTGTGCGGGGATCTGTCGAGCCCGTACGTGCAGCAGGGCCTGTTCGTGACCGCGACCTTCGGATTGCTCGGAGCAGCGGACGACTGGATCAAAATCCGGACGCACAAACGAGGGCTCACCGCGCGACAGAAGTTCCTGCTGCAGTTTGTCTTAGCACTTCTCGTATCCGGCTGGCTGTACTCCGTGCAACACGACAAACCGCACGGACTGGAGATCGTCTGGCCGATCGGCAAGCTGGCGATTTCGCTGGGCCCGCTGTTTGTGGTTTGGGCGGCGTTCGTGATGGTTGGCAGCTCGAACGGCGTCAACCTGACCGACGGTCTCGATGGCCTGGCGACCGGCTGCCTGATCATCGCCGGAACTGCATTTACCGTTCTCTGTTATGTCGCGGGGCACCACGGCATGGCGGAATACCTGGCCGCACCGTACTTCGCCGGCGCGGGGGAACTGAGCGTGCTGTTCGGCGCGATGGTCGGCGCGCTCCTCGGATTCCTGTGGTACAACTGCTATCCCGCTCAGGTCTTCATGGGAGACACCGGCTCGCTCCCGACCGGAGCCCTGCTGGGGCTGGGCGCACTGGTTATCCGCCAGGAAGTGCTGCTGGCGATCGTCGGAGGGGTGTTCGTCGTCGAAACCCTGAGCGTGATCCTGCAGGTGGCCTGGTTCAAGCTGACCGGACGGCGGCTGATCGCCTGCAGTCCGCTCCACAACCACTTCGTGTTTCGTGGCGAACACGAGATCAAGATTGTCGTGCGATTCTGGATCAGTTCGGCGCTGCTGGCGCTGATTGCCGTGGCCAGTCTGAAAATCCGCTGA
- a CDS encoding FtsW/RodA/SpoVE family cell cycle protein, translating to MTTPVDLPHKLFLALAGLLLGFGLLMVHSASITSWPTEFEQVYLSKHLLFLAVGLVAATVAAWLPPTFWKAAAPWLFLATVILLVAVLVPGIGSRVKGAQRWIRILGYSLQPSELAKITLPLMLCTLIDFRRDRLGHWWSGTIPVLWPTVLVVPLVLVQPDLGTAAFLLGGTGIVLLAAGWPLRNFILSLGAVVPALLGVLVLKPYQRQRIVGFLETWSDFDSAPYQIKQSLVTLGSGGLFGEGLGRGWQKLSFLPEANTDFVFAVVGEELGLVGTLSLIALWCGLYLSGLRLLSPLKPRSFGMIAGFTLLTQLVAQAALNIAVVTAMVPPKGISLPLVSYGGSNLLVSLLSLGIVLSLARDVPVQPAAVPQ from the coding sequence GTGACTACTCCCGTGGACCTGCCGCACAAGCTGTTTCTGGCGCTGGCAGGTCTGCTGCTCGGTTTCGGCCTGCTGATGGTCCATAGCGCCAGCATCACGTCGTGGCCGACGGAATTCGAGCAGGTCTATCTCTCGAAGCACCTGCTGTTCCTGGCCGTGGGACTGGTCGCAGCGACGGTTGCGGCGTGGTTGCCGCCGACATTCTGGAAGGCCGCGGCGCCGTGGCTCTTTCTGGCGACGGTGATTCTGCTCGTCGCAGTCCTCGTGCCGGGGATCGGCAGCCGGGTGAAAGGGGCTCAGCGCTGGATCCGGATCCTGGGATATTCGCTGCAACCGTCGGAACTGGCGAAAATCACGCTGCCCCTGATGCTGTGCACGCTGATCGATTTTCGCAGGGATCGCCTCGGTCACTGGTGGAGCGGGACCATTCCGGTCCTGTGGCCGACCGTGCTGGTCGTGCCGCTGGTCCTGGTCCAGCCCGACCTGGGGACGGCGGCGTTCCTGCTCGGCGGGACGGGGATTGTCCTGCTGGCGGCGGGCTGGCCGCTCCGGAATTTCATCCTCAGCCTGGGAGCGGTCGTCCCGGCCCTGCTGGGGGTGCTTGTCCTCAAACCCTATCAACGACAACGGATCGTCGGATTTCTGGAGACCTGGAGCGACTTCGACTCGGCCCCGTATCAGATTAAGCAGTCGCTGGTGACCCTGGGTTCGGGAGGGCTGTTTGGCGAGGGGCTGGGTCGGGGCTGGCAGAAGCTGAGTTTTCTGCCGGAGGCGAATACGGACTTCGTTTTTGCGGTCGTTGGCGAAGAACTGGGGCTGGTGGGGACGCTGAGCCTGATCGCTCTCTGGTGCGGACTCTATCTGTCCGGGCTCCGACTCCTCTCCCCTCTCAAACCTCGCAGCTTTGGCATGATCGCCGGATTCACGCTGCTAACTCAACTTGTCGCCCAGGCGGCGTTGAACATCGCAGTCGTCACGGCGATGGTGCCTCCCAAAGGAATCTCCCTGCCGCTGGTCAGCTATGGCGGCAGCAACCTGCTCGTAAGCCTACTGTCGCTGGGAATCGTCCTCAGCCTGGCCCGCGACGTTCCGGTTCAACCTGCGGCTGTGCCTCAATGA
- the murG gene encoding undecaprenyldiphospho-muramoylpentapeptide beta-N-acetylglucosaminyltransferase, with protein sequence MTTTDTFLFAGGGTGGHLFPGLAVAEELRERRPGCRIVFVGSERPIEAEILAQAGEEHVSLPIRSSTDLKSHPWRFLVDNVRAICAAGRLLGDHRPRSVLGLGGFASFPLLLQAQWRHIPFLLLEQNAIPGRVTRWQARQALAVCLTFPESAQRLRGAACRETGNPVRQSIARLAQSQGEPEGRVLLVLGGSQGAESLNQAVRSWVAAHRELLAGWTIWHQTGPRQQAEIATEYARLGIPAEVSPFWTDLPGRYAAAGLVISRAGATTIAELLCAGKPMVLLPYPHAADDHQRANAASLVHAGAAEVVEHATNAEDTVRRLAEVLTPLFGDPDRRRRLADAARALARPNAAQTVVDLLLAGAGQ encoded by the coding sequence ATGACGACCACCGACACGTTTCTGTTTGCCGGTGGAGGGACGGGAGGCCATCTGTTTCCGGGACTCGCCGTCGCCGAGGAACTGCGGGAACGGCGGCCGGGCTGTCGAATCGTCTTCGTCGGCTCCGAGCGGCCGATTGAAGCGGAGATTCTGGCCCAGGCCGGTGAGGAGCACGTTTCGCTCCCGATTCGCTCGTCCACCGACCTGAAATCGCATCCCTGGCGGTTTCTCGTCGACAACGTGAGAGCGATCTGCGCCGCGGGGCGGCTGCTGGGCGATCATCGGCCGCGGTCGGTTCTCGGACTGGGAGGTTTCGCAAGTTTTCCCCTGCTGCTGCAGGCTCAATGGCGGCACATTCCCTTCCTCCTGCTGGAACAGAATGCCATTCCCGGCCGAGTGACGCGCTGGCAGGCGCGCCAGGCGCTGGCGGTCTGTCTGACGTTTCCAGAGTCAGCACAACGACTGCGGGGAGCGGCGTGCCGGGAGACAGGGAATCCCGTGCGACAGTCGATCGCCAGGCTCGCGCAGTCGCAGGGGGAACCTGAAGGCCGCGTCCTGCTGGTGCTGGGCGGCAGCCAGGGAGCCGAGTCGCTCAATCAGGCGGTGCGCTCCTGGGTCGCCGCTCACCGCGAACTGCTCGCAGGCTGGACGATCTGGCATCAGACGGGACCGCGTCAGCAGGCGGAGATCGCGACCGAGTACGCCCGGCTGGGAATTCCGGCGGAAGTTTCCCCCTTCTGGACGGATCTGCCCGGGCGGTACGCCGCAGCCGGGCTGGTGATTTCTCGCGCCGGGGCGACGACAATCGCGGAGTTATTGTGCGCCGGCAAACCGATGGTGCTGCTCCCCTACCCCCACGCGGCCGACGACCATCAACGGGCGAACGCCGCTTCACTGGTCCACGCGGGGGCCGCCGAAGTCGTTGAACACGCAACCAACGCCGAGGACACGGTCCGTCGGCTGGCGGAGGTGCTCACGCCGCTGTTTGGCGATCCGGACCGCCGTCGGCGTCTGGCAGACGCCGCTCGCGCGCTGGCCCGCCCAAACGCCGCCCAGACTGTCGTTGACCTGCTGCTGGCCGGCGCAGGACAATAG
- a CDS encoding NAD-dependent epimerase/dehydratase family protein: protein MSLSAQDLILVTGATGLVGSHFVETLRRQGLRVRALVRDPAAAKLAAAAGAELAVGDLSRPESLTAAVRGATVIVHCAAKVGDWGPIDEYRQINVRGLEQLLLATQQQGTLRRFVHISSLGVYPARDHYGTDETTPPSSTGIDGYTLTKVESEQLVLQHVRDHGLPAVVLRPGFIYGPRDRSVLPRLIGRLRDGKFAYLGSPDLLMNNTYVGNLVEAILLALDSDRSIGQVYNITDGRLVSKREFVETICRLSNLPAPKKVVPLGIARPLARVLESVWKLLGKTEAPLLSQARIKFLGLNLDYSIEKAKRELGYAPSTDFQQAIAATLHADNSVARAA from the coding sequence ATGTCATTGTCGGCGCAAGATCTGATTCTGGTGACCGGGGCCACAGGTCTGGTGGGGAGTCACTTCGTCGAAACGCTCCGCCGGCAAGGACTGCGGGTCCGGGCTCTGGTGCGAGATCCCGCCGCCGCAAAGCTGGCTGCGGCTGCGGGGGCCGAGCTGGCTGTGGGCGATCTCTCCCGACCGGAGTCGCTGACAGCAGCCGTGCGCGGCGCGACCGTCATCGTGCACTGCGCCGCAAAGGTCGGCGACTGGGGGCCGATCGACGAATACCGGCAGATCAACGTCCGCGGACTGGAACAGCTCCTGCTGGCGACTCAGCAGCAGGGAACGCTCCGACGCTTCGTCCACATCAGTTCGCTGGGGGTCTATCCCGCCCGCGATCACTACGGCACGGACGAAACCACGCCGCCCTCCAGCACCGGCATCGACGGCTACACGCTGACTAAAGTCGAATCCGAGCAACTGGTGCTGCAGCACGTCCGAGATCACGGCCTGCCCGCCGTGGTGCTGCGGCCGGGCTTCATCTATGGCCCGCGGGATCGTTCGGTCCTGCCCCGGCTGATCGGTCGACTGCGGGATGGCAAGTTCGCCTATCTCGGTTCCCCCGACCTGCTGATGAATAACACGTACGTCGGCAACCTGGTCGAGGCGATTCTGCTGGCGCTCGACTCGGACCGTTCGATCGGACAGGTCTACAACATCACCGACGGCCGGCTGGTCTCGAAACGGGAGTTCGTCGAGACGATCTGCCGGTTGTCGAATCTGCCGGCCCCGAAAAAAGTCGTGCCGCTGGGCATTGCCCGTCCCCTGGCACGGGTCTTGGAGTCGGTCTGGAAGCTGCTCGGAAAGACGGAAGCTCCGCTGCTGTCGCAGGCGCGAATCAAGTTCCTGGGCCTGAACCTCGACTACTCCATCGAGAAGGCGAAACGGGAACTCGGTTACGCGCCATCGACCGATTTCCAGCAAGCGATCGCCGCGACGCTGCATGCGGACAACTCGGTCGCCCGCGCGGCATGA
- a CDS encoding rhomboid family intramembrane serine protease, whose amino-acid sequence MFPIRDDVPSTRVPVVNTAIVVICSLVFLLQFAGGDGGERMAEEYGFVPARLTQPGRPLVIPHRELVRTPGGMEVRETERELAPTPISPVLTLLTCMFLHGGWMHIIGNMWFLVVFGDNVEDRFGHLGYLLFYLGCGLAASVLQLIASPFSPIPTIGASGAIAGVMGAYFIMFPRAQVLTLIPIFIFLQFVVLPAPLFLGIWFLFQLVFAAFSETGVGGVAFWAHVGGFAAGLGITLWLKNIGRLGGDTRYVQLISSRREPPRWN is encoded by the coding sequence ATGTTTCCGATTCGCGACGACGTCCCTTCGACCCGCGTGCCGGTGGTCAATACCGCCATCGTCGTCATCTGCTCGCTGGTCTTCCTGCTGCAGTTCGCCGGCGGGGACGGCGGCGAGCGGATGGCCGAGGAGTATGGCTTCGTACCTGCCCGTCTGACCCAACCCGGCAGGCCGCTGGTGATTCCGCACCGCGAACTGGTCCGGACGCCGGGGGGGATGGAGGTCCGCGAGACCGAGCGGGAGCTCGCGCCCACGCCGATCTCCCCGGTCCTGACGTTGCTGACGTGCATGTTTCTGCACGGCGGCTGGATGCACATCATCGGCAACATGTGGTTTCTGGTGGTCTTCGGCGACAACGTGGAAGATCGCTTCGGCCACTTGGGTTACCTTCTGTTTTATCTCGGGTGCGGCCTCGCGGCGTCGGTGCTGCAACTCATCGCCAGCCCCTTCTCGCCGATTCCGACCATCGGCGCAAGCGGCGCGATCGCCGGCGTAATGGGGGCGTACTTCATCATGTTCCCGCGGGCTCAGGTGCTGACGCTGATTCCGATTTTTATTTTCCTTCAGTTCGTCGTCCTGCCGGCACCCCTGTTCCTGGGGATCTGGTTTCTGTTTCAGCTCGTCTTTGCGGCCTTTTCGGAGACCGGCGTCGGAGGCGTCGCTTTCTGGGCTCACGTCGGCGGATTCGCGGCGGGGCTCGGAATTACGCTCTGGTTGAAAAACATCGGCCGCCTGGGGGGCGACACGCGCTACGTGCAATTGATCTCCTCGCGCCGGGAACCCCCGCGATGGAACTGA
- a CDS encoding Maf family protein, with product MELILASTSPYRRALLERLGVPFTAIAPDCDEDAVKSAGLPPLVVARRLARQKVHSVCDRFPHAVVIGSDQVLDLEGERLDKPGSAEAAVRQLQRLAGRTHRLITAVAVASPAGWIDWENVSEMAMRTLPVDAMRRYVEADNPWDCAGSYKLECRGVALFERIHTDDQTAIIGLPLLKLTQVLTGLGFEIP from the coding sequence ATGGAACTGATCCTCGCCAGCACCTCGCCCTACCGCCGGGCGCTGCTCGAACGTCTCGGCGTCCCCTTTACCGCCATCGCGCCGGACTGCGACGAGGACGCCGTCAAGAGTGCGGGATTACCGCCTCTGGTCGTCGCGCGGAGGCTGGCACGACAGAAGGTGCATAGCGTTTGCGACCGTTTTCCGCACGCGGTAGTCATCGGCAGCGATCAAGTTCTGGATCTGGAAGGGGAACGGCTCGACAAGCCCGGTTCCGCCGAAGCGGCCGTCCGGCAATTGCAGCGCCTCGCAGGTCGCACCCATCGTCTCATCACCGCCGTCGCCGTCGCGTCGCCTGCGGGCTGGATCGACTGGGAGAACGTCTCGGAGATGGCAATGCGAACGCTTCCTGTCGACGCCATGCGACGGTACGTGGAGGCCGACAACCCCTGGGATTGCGCCGGTAGTTACAAGCTGGAGTGCCGCGGCGTCGCGCTGTTCGAGCGGATTCATACCGACGACCAGACCGCGATCATCGGCCTGCCGCTTCTGAAGCTGACGCAGGTCCTGACCGGGCTGGGCTTCGAGATTCCGTAA